The DNA segment TGACTGAAGATATGTATCATCTGGAAATCGAACCCGGTCAATTGAGCCTGGCACAATTGCGCCGGGTTGCGCGCGAGCCGGTTCGGCTCTCCCTGGCGGCATCTGCCTATCCCGCTATCAAGACCGCCGCCCACACCGTCGCCCAGGTAATTACCGAGGGGCGCACCGTATATGGCATCAATACCGGTTTTGGCCTGCTCGCCAATACGCGCATCGAAAAACACGATCTGGAAACGCTGCAGCGCGCCATTGTACTGAGCCACGCCGCCGGCACCGGCAGCTTTATGAGTGAGGCAGCCGTGCGTCTGCTGATGGTATTGAAAATCAACTCACTCGCACGGGGTTTTTCCGGGGTGCGCCCACTGGTGATCGAGGCGCTAATGCAGCTGATCAATGCCGGCATTTACCCGGCCATTCCGGAAAAGGGTTCCGTGGGGGCTTCCGGTGACCTGGCACCGCTCGCCCATATGAGCGTGGTGTTGCTGGGAGAGGGCGAAGTCTTTATTCGCGGCGAGCGCAAAAGCGCACGGGAGGGGCTGCAGCGCGCCGGCCTGGAGCCCATTACCCTGGCCCCGAAAGAGGGGCTGGCCCTGCTGAACGGCACCCAGGCTTCCACCGCGTTTGCCCTGCTCGGCCTGTTTGCCACCGAAGACCTGTTCGCAGGTGCGCTCGTAGCCGGCGCCATTACGCTGGAGGCCGCCAAGGGCTCGCGCCGCCCCTTCGACGACCGCATCCACGCCGCTCGCGGCCAGCAGGCACAGCGGGATGTCGCCGCCGCTTATCGCGAATTGTTGGGCGAGCGCAGCCAGATCGGCGACTCGCACCTGTCCTGCGACAAGGTGCAGGACCCCTATTCCCTGCGCTGCCAGCCCCAGGTCATGGGCGCCTGCCTGCAGCAGATGCGCTTTGCCGCCGAGGTGTTGCTGGCCGAAGGCAACGGGGTATCCGACAATCCATTGGTGTTTACCGACGAGGACACCCCGGAAAACACCGATATTATTTCCGGTGGCAATTTCCACGCGGAGCCCGTGGCCATGGTGGCCGATAACCTGGCGCTGGCGCTGGCGGAAATCGGCGCCCTGTCGGAGCGCCGCATGGCACTGTTGATCGACAGCAGCCTGTCGGGCCTGCCGCCTTTTCTGGTGGAAAATGGCGGGGTCAATTCTGGTTTTATGATCGCCCAGGTAACTGCCGCGGCGTTGGCCAGCGAGAATAAATCCCTCGCGCACCCCGCCAGCGTGGACTCCCTGCCCACGTCCGCCAACCAGGAAGACCATGTTTCCATGGCCACCTTTGCCGGCCGCCGCCTGCGGGACATGGCCGATAACACCTGCGGTATCCTCGCGGTGGAAATGCTGGCCGCCTGCCAGGGGCTGGATTTTCGCGCCCCATTGAAAACCACGCAAAAGCTCGAGGAAGCCAAGGCAAAACTCCGTGAGCAGGTGCCCTTTTACGACAAGGACCGCTATTTTGCCCCGGACATTGAAATAGCCAGGCAACTCTTCAGCCAGGGCAGCTACCTGCAATCCATAGACCCCTCACTGCTGCCCAGCGGCCACTAAACGCCCACCGGCAGCTCAAGATCCGGTCTGCCGGGTATGGATCCGGGAGCACAGGGCGCCCCCTGTGCTCCCTGCCTGTGCTGACCGGGCTGATGGTCGGCCTACGGGGCGGACCCTATGCTTCCAAGCGCTGAGCCCAGGGTGGGAGCCGGTTCCCCGCCTCCCCATAGCAACCCCAGCGGTCAGTGGAATGCGGTAGAACATTTTTTGCTCTTTATGATGAATTTCACGCCAAAAGTGCTAGGCTGAACAATAGAAGTCTCACCTGCCAACTGGCGTGGAGGTCTCCATGAAACCGCTGCCCAGACGGCTGCTTGGTGGCTCTGGCTATGGGCTGGCCATGACCGCCGGCCTCTCCCTGTTGGCCTGTAGCGGCACTGGCGCCCCCTGTGCAACCGGCTGCCCAAGCAGTTATTACAACTGCGACACTGATTACTATTCACCGGCCCGCCACTATTCGAACCGCGCGTGTGGCAATCGGCAATACCGCAGTGTCGATGGGAGCGGTGGCCTCCGTCATCGGACACCCCCTCTGGCACTCTACCGGGGCTCTCCCACCCCTTACCCACCCGACCTGCCCGATCCGCCCAAGCGCGCCAGACCGTACTGACCATGCATTTCTGTGTCTGCCTGGCTGGCACACAAAAGGGGCTTGGCCCCACCGGCAAAGCCTCCCCGGGGGGAAACTTTGCTTACCGGAGAATGCACTATGAATAGAGCTGTTAAGACGGTGATCACCATCACCACGGTATGCACGGCCCTCGCCCTGGGTGCCTGCGCAACCGATGGCTATTACGGTGGAGGCTACTACTACACCTCCTCCTACAGCTATCCCTACGCCACTCCCAATTACTACCCATCGAGCAACGTTTATCTCTCCTACCGGACACCGGTTTACCAGTACTACCGGTTCACACCACGCTACCGTTACTATTATGTCGGTGCCTACCCCTACTACCGCGGTGTGCCCGCCTTTCGCGGCAACGCCCGCTACCGGGCCAGACATTACTACCGCGGTCTGCCCTACTACAACCGCTTCTACAGCCCACGCTCATCCCACCTGCGCTACCGCGCTTACCATCGCGGGTATCGCGGCTACCATGGGCACCGTGGATATCGCGGCTATCGGGGCCATCACGGGCACCATCACCACGCAAGGTACTAGCATTCAGCGATCCGTGTTCCCAACCCCCCCACCAGTGCGCATCCGCGGTGGTGGGGGTAACAACACAACTATGAGGCCATGGGCAAACAAAACCCCTGCAGAGAAACCCCTGTCGGGGGTGATTCCGGCCCGATTCCCCGTTTTTCCGCAACTGTTCACGTCACTCCGCTTTCTACTTCCTGACCCTGCGGGATTCCCAGCCGCGCCATAATCCGGTACCCGGTCCGCTAGCCTTTCCCGGCCATACACGCGTCAACAGGGTATGCTGCCTCTGCCCGTTCGCCCGAACGGGAGCGGCGATATATGGCCCCGAGCTGGCGCAGTCTCTGCGCTCTCTCAACGGTATCCAGGGCTCCCAGGCGCTGGGCAGCAGTGTAAAAGGCTTCCCAGCTGCCGCTTTCAAGATACAGCTGGCGAAACGCGGGCACCTGGGACTCATACTCGGCGGCCAGCGCCAGGGTGGCATTGTTGGTTTTTTCTATATACACCCGATAGCGTTCGGGATTGGGCCAGTCGGCAGATATTGTCCGATAACACCGCCGCAGGCGCCTGAGTACCTGCGCTTTCTGGTCCCGCTTGAGATCGACCGGTTGCGAAGTGCGGTAAATGGATTCCAGCTGTCTGCGCGCCGTCAGCATCAGTTGCCGCACGGCCATTGTCTCGGTGCGCAACTCGGTGGCGGAACTGGTCAACCCCTGACTTTTAAGCCAGTCTGGCACGGCGATTTCCGAGACCGCCGTGGCGAAACTTTCATTGAACTGGGTATCTCCGGGAATATACACGCGCCTGTGTGCCAGCTCGTGAAACAACAGTCCCGCCAGTCTCTCCGGGGACCAGTTCACAAAGCTCGACAATGCCGGGTCATCGAACCAGCCGAGTGTACTGTAGGCAGGTACTGCGCCCAAATACACATCATACCCCTGCGCGCGCAGTTGAGCGGCCTTGGCCACCGCAGCGGATTGACGGAAATAGCCCCGGTAGCTGGCGCAGCCCGCTATGGGATAACACCAGCGCTTGGGAACAAGGGAAAATTCAGGGGCGGCGAACACATTCCAGATGGGATACTCACTGTCGAGGGCCACATAGGTAGCGTAAGCTTCGCCCACCGGCAGCCGCAACTCCCGCGCGGCGTAGGCCCGTATGTCCTGTATCAAGCGCAACTGCGCAAGCAGATGTGCGTCGGTGCCGGGCTCCTCAAGCAACGCCGCGATCGACTGTCGGGCGGAGAGGATACGCCACTGGCCGGCGGCAGCCTGTGAATAGTAAGCCACGGTTTCACAACCACCCAGTAGCACCGCTGCAACGATCAGTGCCCAGGCACGCAAAGCCCCGGAGTGCTTAGGCAACTTCGGGGTGGCAATACTGATATACACTCTTTTTCCTGTTTGCGTTTTTCTGAGGTTTTACAACCTGCGCATCCATTTCCACCCGGTCACAGGTCTCCAAAGGGTATAGCATGGTACCGGTCAACGCAGCCCTGACGGTCTTTGCACTGGTGTTCGCCGCCATTGCCTGGCTGCGGCTGCTGCGCATCGGCTTTGCCGATGGCAACCTGAGCGGATTGCTGGCCCTGTTTTTACCACCACTGGCGCTGTTATTACTCCTGCCCCGTTGGCGCGAAGAGACAGACCTGTTCCTGCTGGCAGGTGCTTCCTGCGGCAGCCTGCTGCTGGGGCAGTGGCTGCAGTGACTGCTTGTGTCGGGGAAAACCACACCCGGGTTGATCCAGGTCAAGGCGCCCGCGCATCCGGGCCATACACTGTATGGGTAAAAAATTGACGCAGGAGAGAGAGATGGGAGCTTTAGTGGATCTATTTACCAGCTTTTCCGGCCTGCTCAGCCTGGCCGTTATTGGGTTCATGCTCCTTATGGCGGTTTTCCTGTTTCGCTGGGTTGGCAACAATGTGAGAAAGTCACTGGCAGAGCAGGAACGCAGGACACAGGGTTCTAAATCCAGCCCCGACAAGCAGACTGACACCGCCGTGTCTCTCTGAAGCCGAGATCCCTACCTAAGCGGTGCCGTGGTTGCAATGGATTGCGGGCTTATAACCCTGGCAATTCCCGCCACAGCCCGAAAAAAGCCGCAAGCCAGCTCAAACAAAATACATTGCGCCATTACCGTATGGCATCAACAGGCAAGGGCAGAAGTACCTGTTGTACAAGATCATTCACTCAGGCACATACGCGCAAAAGCACTGGCCCCGCCTGTGAGACTCCAATTGTTTGGCCAGGGTCACTGCCGGCAACAATGATGGCAAAGAGGAAGTTTAGCAAGCCAAACCGTGCGCTGCTTAACCTGCGCCCTGAGCATCCCATTGCACGATCACTCCCCGCAACAAGCAGGACCAGCTTACACCTGACCAAAGAGCGTGAATAACAACCAGCCCCCACCTTACCCGAGCAGATCACAAGCTGCCTGGATACTATCTTGCCAAGTCAGATTATCGACGTAAACTTCGGACCGACATCTGGACGCAGAAATGCTTCCGAGAAAGTAATCAGGATATTCGTTACCATGGCGGATAGTATATAAACGCCAAGTCTTATGATCCCAAAAATCGCCATATTTTATCTCATTGTTTTTATTACGTTGATTACCCTGAGATGGATGCGGCCAAACATTGTCACCCTTGCAGCATTCAGCTGGTTTGGTCCATTTCCAGAGGAAGGAGAGCTTTTGTCCAGCTTTAAGGCGAAAAGAATAAGGTATGCTTTCGGCTGGATAGTTCAATTTGCAGCCTATTTTTCTCTCTTAACCATTCTTGGCGTCTACTTTAAAAGCTATTTCAGCGAGACATTTTTTCTCGTAGCCAGCTTTGCAGGAATAATTGGCGGAGGAATGGCGCTTCTAGCCTGTATCGGGTTCTCAGTCTCATGGCTTAAAACTATCATTATTGGCCCCAACCCTAAATGTGAGCGCCTGGCAGAATATGAAATATAAACTTAACCAAGCCAAACCTTCACCAGCAATGCCGGCTGGGCCTGTACTCCGCAGCTTCTTTGCTCCATTTCAGCCCGTGTTGGTGGCATTGGTTTTATTCAGTTCAGATCAATAGAGTTTCAGTTGGAAAGTGTTAGATGATTGACAAAAACGGCTATATAAACGTCAGCGGTTCGCCGATGTATTACGAGCTAGCCGGCAACCCTAATGGTGAGCCACTGGTACTGCTGCATGGAGGCCTGGGTTCGATCGGCGACCTGACGCCATTGTATAAATATATTGCTCCTGACTATTCATTAATAAGCATGGATTTTCGTGGTCATGGAAAGTCGCCATTGAATGGAGCCTCGCTGAGTTATGCACAGTACCAGAGTGATGTCCAAGAGGCGCTTTCTCACCTTGGTGTTAAACGGTACTCACTATTTGGTTTTAGTGATGGCGGCATTGTAGGTTACCGACTGGCGGCACAACAACCAGAGAGCGTTATTTGCTTGATCACACTTGGCTCACAATGGCGTTTAGAAGCTAATGACCCATCTATTGAGCTATTGCGTGGCCTAACAGCTGAGTTTTGGGCTGAAAGGTTTCCTGCTGATGTCGATTCCTACAACGCTTCCAATCCAAAACCAGACTTCAAGAAGCTTGTGGATGCAGTAAAAGCCGTGTGGCTTGATACTACAGAGTCTGGTTATCCGTGTGATTTGGTCGAAAGCATCACTTGTCCGAGCCTTATTATTCGAGGTGACAATGATTTTCTCTTCTCACTCAATGAGGCGGCATTATTAAAAACCAAAATATCCGGTGCTGACTTTGCCAATATTCCATTTACAGAGCATGCCTCTCATCAGGAGTCACCGGAGTTGGTGGGTACAATTGTGAAACAATTTCTTTCTCAGCAAAAAGCCTAACAAGTACCTAAGAGAGCAGGGGTGACTACCACCCCTGATATGCCGAAAATGGCTACGCAGCCGGTAGGAATGCAACTTGGTGTCGCCTAAAGCTTCATATTCATTGCAGTCTTTGCAAAAAGCGCATACCGTAGGTCTGCTGCCCTAGTGCCCAGCCACTTCACCGGCGCAGTCAAACAATAATAAATAGATAACCAATACCGCAACGATCATTTTTTACCCTGCGAGTCGCCCCATAACGGCAGCGCCCGCGAGGAATCCATACGCAAAACACATAAACAAAAAAAGGCCGCATCATGACCGCGTAAATGATAGAAAAACGCCACCCCCCGGTGAGGACACACCGAGAGATGGCTAACCCCAATAGATAAATAACCTATCTAGCGAGGCTGTCTTGAATGATACGCCATACACTCGTTCGTCTTCAATAAAGGTCTCCCTGAAGGCGCATTTTCCGAGTCACTCCGGCACCCGGCGGCCGAGTGTGCTATGGCGTTGCGTGATGATTGGTGTGGTCTTTTACTTTAGCCGCGCACCGCCTTTCTGGCTGCGCGCCCTGCATATTTCCCTTTGTTTTTTTCCACATGGACTACGCCTGCGGCGGGAGAAACCGCACAAAGCGCTGTGCTTTTTCTGCACCTTTCCGTCACAGGCGACTCAAGGAGCCTATAAAAATGCCTATATTACCCTGTCGATTGTTTCAGCCGGTGGAGCTGGGGGATTATTTTACCTTCACGCTGGTCGCCATCAAAGAGAACGCCGTAGACCTGCATATTGCGCCCGGTAGGGGTAACCAGGTGATGCGGGCTGTACGATTCCTGCAATGGTTGGACGAAACCTACCCACTGGATGCAGCCTGTGCGCTGGAGGAGGGGCCAATCGAAAAGCCCCCAGCCATTATCAGACCATTCAAGCCGCGACCCGATAAATAGACGGGGCCCTCAGAGTCAGAGCGAGCGTCTCGAAAACCTGTGCAGCCATAAGCAGCACCGCCAACGCTTACCTTCCTGTGCTGTCACGGCGGGGAGGTCAGCGCAGCCAATATGGCAAGCCAGTGCTTTTCTGCGCCGCACTGGTGGTGCTGTAAATACGCAAAGCTTGGTAGCTGCAGGCGGCGCTGCCGTGCCTGTACCGGAAAGGTGTGTCAACGGGAGAGAGGGAGAACGCTAAGCGATACGCCTATCCGGATAGTGGTGCAGTTTTACAGGCAATATGGCCAGATACGAGCCAGCATTTCGATCATTGTGACCGTTATTTTTGAGAGGCGGGTAGCTTTCCCTAAAAAGTGAATAAATCCAATGGGTTACATTCATGGGTGATTTTTGGGATACTGGTCGCAGTGATCATTATTCCAGGTGGTTCGATAATACCAATTTATCGTATCTGATTGATCCACAGTCATTTTTTAATCGTTTGGCGTGATAAGAATCCAGAAATACTGGTCATGGTGATCAGTATACAAATGTTAAATACCTATGAAGCATATCGCGTTGATAGCAACTTTCCTATTTTTGTATGGGTGTGCATTTCCTTACCCTCACAACAATTGGAAGACACCCAAATTCACTGGCGTTGTATTAAGTGCAAAGACAGGAGAGCCAGTTGCGGGCGCAAAAGTTTTCTATGAGTCCAAACCAGAGCTTTATGCAATAACTGATCAAAATGGTTACTACGAGCTGATGCCACAAAAGGAATTCGAGCTTTTTGCTGTGATACTTCCTACGGCACATCCTATACCCACAATGTTTAATTTGGTGGCAGTCTCCGAGGCAGGTAGTGCCATAGTTGAAACTGGGTCATGCATTGGCGATCCTGGCTTTGAGTGTAATGGACGCATACGAGAGGTAAATTTCAGTGTGCAGTAAAGCATTTAACAAGGCGCTGCTGTCGGACAAATTTTTCGCAGAGCGCGGCGTTATAGCTACCAATAGGATCGAGAGTACTTAATGTTCAAACAAATATGGAAAGGCTGGACTACAGCTGTTTCGGTTATCTTTACACCGCTGTTCCTGATTGTTTCCTTAGTTCAACCAAATGCCCCAGAAAGTATGCTTTTTGCAGCGCCATTGGTTCCTTTCATTGCAGCAGGGCAAGGTGTATTAATTGGGGCGCTTGTTTGTCTTGGTCTCAGGATCTTGGAGTTTAAAAATCAGTATGGGTGACATAAGCTCTAACAAGGCACTGTTGTTGCAGCCTTCGGCTGCTGGGACAGCCCACTTCTTGGCCCGCCCCAAAGTTTGGTGTTATTCATCAGCGCAACTCTAAACTGAGGAAAATATGGAGATTAAAGTAGACGATTTAACAGATCCAAGAATTGCCGATTTTTTGGAGGAGCACATAAGTGATATGAAATCGGTTTCTCCCCCTGAAAGTAAGCATGCATTGGACCTTGATGCATTAAAGGAGCCAGATATTACCTTCTGGTCTGTTTGGCAACAAGGTGACCTCATTGGGTGTGGTGCCATCAAGGAGCTTGATAAAACGCACGGTGAGATAAAATCCATGCGCACCTGCTCCTCAAAGCGTGGTTCTGGTATTGGTGCGTCTCTTCTAAAACACATTCTTGATGAGGCAGCACTAAGGGGTTATGAAAGGGTCAGTTTAGAAACGGGTTCAATGCCCTTCTTTGATCCAGCTCGTAAACTATATAGCAAATTCGGGTTCAATTTCTGCCAACCATTCGCTGACTATAAACTAGATGCCAATAGCGTCTTTATGGAGCTGAAACTACCAAATGCATAACAAGGCCAAGCAGGATCATGCAATGCAAAAAGCGCATTGTACTGGACGGCCTACACTGCGTTTCGTCCGCCCATGTTGGCAGCATTAAAAGGTATTTTAAATTGAAGCTCGTGCTATTGCCAGGATTGGATGGAACAGGGATATTATTTGAGACAGTGCTTCCTGAACTAGGTGAAATGAATGTTGTGAGTTTTCCCTTGCCTCATGATATTTCACAAGA comes from the Microbulbifer sp. MI-G genome and includes:
- the hutH gene encoding histidine ammonia-lyase; amino-acid sequence: MYHLEIEPGQLSLAQLRRVAREPVRLSLAASAYPAIKTAAHTVAQVITEGRTVYGINTGFGLLANTRIEKHDLETLQRAIVLSHAAGTGSFMSEAAVRLLMVLKINSLARGFSGVRPLVIEALMQLINAGIYPAIPEKGSVGASGDLAPLAHMSVVLLGEGEVFIRGERKSAREGLQRAGLEPITLAPKEGLALLNGTQASTAFALLGLFATEDLFAGALVAGAITLEAAKGSRRPFDDRIHAARGQQAQRDVAAAYRELLGERSQIGDSHLSCDKVQDPYSLRCQPQVMGACLQQMRFAAEVLLAEGNGVSDNPLVFTDEDTPENTDIISGGNFHAEPVAMVADNLALALAEIGALSERRMALLIDSSLSGLPPFLVENGGVNSGFMIAQVTAAALASENKSLAHPASVDSLPTSANQEDHVSMATFAGRRLRDMADNTCGILAVEMLAACQGLDFRAPLKTTQKLEEAKAKLREQVPFYDKDRYFAPDIEIARQLFSQGSYLQSIDPSLLPSGH
- a CDS encoding aminopeptidase → MYISIATPKLPKHSGALRAWALIVAAVLLGGCETVAYYSQAAAGQWRILSARQSIAALLEEPGTDAHLLAQLRLIQDIRAYAARELRLPVGEAYATYVALDSEYPIWNVFAAPEFSLVPKRWCYPIAGCASYRGYFRQSAAVAKAAQLRAQGYDVYLGAVPAYSTLGWFDDPALSSFVNWSPERLAGLLFHELAHRRVYIPGDTQFNESFATAVSEIAVPDWLKSQGLTSSATELRTETMAVRQLMLTARRQLESIYRTSQPVDLKRDQKAQVLRRLRRCYRTISADWPNPERYRVYIEKTNNATLALAAEYESQVPAFRQLYLESGSWEAFYTAAQRLGALDTVERAQRLRQLGAIYRRSRSGERAEAAYPVDACMAGKG
- a CDS encoding GNAT family N-acetyltransferase, whose protein sequence is MEIKVDDLTDPRIADFLEEHISDMKSVSPPESKHALDLDALKEPDITFWSVWQQGDLIGCGAIKELDKTHGEIKSMRTCSSKRGSGIGASLLKHILDEAALRGYERVSLETGSMPFFDPARKLYSKFGFNFCQPFADYKLDANSVFMELKLPNA
- a CDS encoding DUF3149 domain-containing protein — encoded protein: MGALVDLFTSFSGLLSLAVIGFMLLMAVFLFRWVGNNVRKSLAEQERRTQGSKSSPDKQTDTAVSL
- a CDS encoding alpha/beta fold hydrolase — its product is MIDKNGYINVSGSPMYYELAGNPNGEPLVLLHGGLGSIGDLTPLYKYIAPDYSLISMDFRGHGKSPLNGASLSYAQYQSDVQEALSHLGVKRYSLFGFSDGGIVGYRLAAQQPESVICLITLGSQWRLEANDPSIELLRGLTAEFWAERFPADVDSYNASNPKPDFKKLVDAVKAVWLDTTESGYPCDLVESITCPSLIIRGDNDFLFSLNEAALLKTKISGADFANIPFTEHASHQESPELVGTIVKQFLSQQKA